One window of the Actinomyces procaprae genome contains the following:
- a CDS encoding PH domain-containing protein, producing MSTHPLTSGDPGAPRAATVPPRPGDRRRRDDLNPTTQERGITLPPDAKWSRVHPITPLLEGWKGITAVLAILVWQNVEYVGDAYSALQEVQARVSPRLITGAALAVLGVVVVIGLGLWLSWRMRAFAVDRDAVYLRTGVLNRQLRTARLPRIQSVDIVHPLLGRIFGLGRLKVEVAGGGDSNVTIGFLRTRDLEELREQILTLAAGAQLYGGGEAAEPDATAGAGMERLGEADEPNGDAGPRSCLVDTDGTAGRSVPHGFEDAMTAQPIPGERLSAAEHYLYEVDTRILIGSMLRSGATLAAVAVSVSFLVLLAVWLRIGAFQDNRPVAVFFSVLPMLTIPFGFGAYAWSRFDKGWRFRAAAAPAGIRTRFGLTAETSSTLPPGRVHGVQIAQGPLWRGPDWWRVEVSVAGRSAAETKSSGTVENSGANVLLPVGRRDTALRALWLVVPDLGVADPDAFLESALTGQGQDGAGDEALAVGAAGRGFIRISPRGRLFSPLAWRREAIALTDTCVVLRLGRWRRRVSVIPYERIQSLRLVQGPCARRRSLAALHLDMVDAEIGRSLSNLDLNDAAAIERVISERALRRRREERLDRWLARATENS from the coding sequence ATGAGCACGCATCCGCTCACATCCGGCGACCCCGGCGCGCCACGGGCGGCCACCGTCCCGCCCAGGCCCGGCGATCGGCGTCGGCGCGATGACCTGAACCCGACCACCCAGGAACGCGGCATCACCCTCCCACCCGACGCCAAGTGGTCCCGGGTGCACCCCATTACCCCGCTGCTGGAGGGGTGGAAGGGCATCACCGCCGTACTGGCCATCCTGGTCTGGCAGAACGTGGAGTACGTGGGCGACGCCTATTCGGCGCTGCAAGAGGTACAGGCGCGTGTATCGCCGCGGCTGATTACGGGGGCGGCACTGGCCGTCCTCGGTGTGGTCGTGGTGATCGGCCTGGGCCTGTGGCTGTCATGGCGGATGCGCGCATTCGCCGTCGACCGCGATGCCGTCTACCTGCGCACGGGAGTTCTCAACCGGCAACTGCGCACCGCGCGCCTGCCGCGCATCCAGTCCGTCGACATCGTCCACCCGCTGCTGGGCCGTATCTTCGGGCTGGGGCGGCTGAAGGTGGAGGTCGCCGGGGGCGGGGACTCGAATGTCACCATCGGCTTCCTGCGGACGCGCGACTTGGAGGAACTGCGCGAGCAGATCCTGACGCTGGCGGCCGGAGCCCAGCTGTACGGCGGGGGCGAGGCGGCGGAGCCGGATGCGACCGCGGGTGCGGGGATGGAGCGGCTTGGCGAGGCCGACGAACCGAATGGGGACGCGGGGCCGCGCAGTTGCCTCGTTGACACCGACGGGACGGCGGGCCGGTCGGTGCCCCACGGGTTCGAGGATGCCATGACCGCGCAGCCGATCCCGGGGGAGCGTCTGTCCGCCGCCGAGCACTACCTGTATGAGGTGGACACCCGCATCCTGATCGGTTCGATGCTGCGCTCGGGAGCGACCCTTGCCGCCGTCGCGGTGTCGGTCAGCTTCCTGGTGTTGCTGGCCGTGTGGCTGAGAATCGGGGCCTTCCAGGACAACAGGCCAGTGGCGGTGTTCTTCAGCGTGCTGCCTATGTTGACCATACCGTTCGGTTTCGGGGCATACGCGTGGAGCCGCTTCGACAAGGGGTGGCGCTTCCGGGCTGCGGCCGCGCCCGCGGGGATTCGAACGCGCTTCGGGCTGACCGCGGAGACCTCCTCCACGCTCCCTCCCGGTCGGGTCCATGGCGTGCAGATCGCGCAGGGGCCGTTGTGGCGCGGTCCCGACTGGTGGCGGGTTGAGGTGAGTGTGGCCGGGCGCAGCGCTGCTGAGACCAAGTCCTCCGGGACGGTGGAGAACAGCGGGGCTAACGTGCTGCTGCCGGTGGGGCGGCGTGATACGGCCCTGCGGGCGCTGTGGCTGGTGGTGCCCGACCTGGGTGTGGCCGATCCCGACGCCTTCCTGGAATCTGCCCTGACCGGGCAGGGCCAGGACGGTGCGGGCGACGAGGCCCTGGCCGTCGGCGCCGCCGGGCGCGGGTTCATACGCATAAGTCCCCGTGGGCGCCTGTTCTCCCCGCTGGCGTGGCGGCGCGAAGCGATCGCCCTTACCGACACCTGCGTGGTGCTGCGGCTCGGGCGGTGGCGGCGGCGTGTCAGTGTGATCCCCTACGAGCGCATCCAGTCGCTGCGGCTGGTGCAGGGACCCTGCGCGCGGCGCCGCTCCCTGGCTGCGCTGCACCTGGACATGGTGGATGCGGAGATCGGCCGCTCCTTGAGCAACCTGGACCTGAACGACGCCGCCGCCATTGAACGTGTCATCTCCGAGCGGGCGCTGCGGCGCAGACGCGAAGAACGGCTGGACCGCTGGCTCGCCCGCGCCACCGAGAACTCCTGA
- a CDS encoding PH domain-containing protein, whose amino-acid sequence MSPTLPHPTALPTADPFAPDGVDFRPVSPRLITARLVSNLVFNGVCLIGFVAAGIWASPWFHIGTVLVVVLTVWELWLIPRQVRAMGYAMADDHLLWRKGIMFRRINVIPYGRMQFVDTSQGPLGRHLGIAEVKLHTASASTDATINGLPVAEAENLRRLLSERGEQRMAGL is encoded by the coding sequence ATGTCCCCAACTCTCCCGCACCCAACTGCCCTACCGACGGCGGACCCCTTCGCCCCTGACGGCGTCGACTTCCGGCCCGTATCCCCACGGCTGATCACCGCGCGCCTGGTCTCCAACCTGGTATTCAACGGCGTGTGCCTGATCGGCTTCGTGGCCGCGGGTATTTGGGCGAGTCCCTGGTTCCACATCGGGACGGTATTGGTCGTCGTCCTCACCGTATGGGAGCTGTGGCTCATCCCCCGGCAGGTGCGGGCCATGGGGTACGCCATGGCCGATGACCACCTGCTGTGGCGCAAGGGCATCATGTTCCGCAGAATCAACGTCATCCCATACGGGCGCATGCAGTTCGTGGACACCTCCCAGGGGCCGCTGGGCCGTCACCTGGGCATCGCAGAGGTGAAACTCCACACGGCGTCGGCGTCGACGGACGCGACGATCAACGGACTGCCCGTAGCCGAGGCGGAGAACCTGCGGCGCCTCCTGTCCGAACGCGGCGAGCAGAGGATGGCCGGACTATGA